The following are from one region of the Gossypium hirsutum isolate 1008001.06 chromosome D03, Gossypium_hirsutum_v2.1, whole genome shotgun sequence genome:
- the LOC107950772 gene encoding RNA polymerase II transcriptional coactivator KELP translates to MDSETREKIKKTVRELLEEADMNEMTEYKIRQLASKRLELDLSESKYKAYVRHVVNAFLEEQKAKEEEEEEAAGDDNNNNNNEFDDDGDLIICRLSDKRRVTLQDFRGKTLISIREYYKKDGKELPSSKGISLTEEQWSTLRKNIPNIEKAVRKMESHTM, encoded by the exons ATGGACTCAGAAACGAGAGAGAAGATAAAGAAAACGGTGAGGGAACTCTTGGAAGAAGCCGACATGAACGAAATGACAGAGTACAAGATTCGACAATTGGCTTCCAAGAGACTGGAACTCGACCTCTCCGAATCCAAGTACAAGGCTTATGTCAGACATGTCGTCAATGCTTTCCTCGAAGAACAAAAggccaaagaagaagaagaagaagaagctgcGGGTGatgataataacaataacaacaacGAGTTTGATGATGATGGTGATCTCATTATTTGCAgg TTGTCTGACAAGAGAAGGGTGACTCTCCAAGACTTCAGAGGGAAAACTTTAATTTCCATAAGGGAGTACTATAAAAAGGACGGCAAGGAACTTCCTTCATCTAAAG GAATAAGTTTGACAGAAGAACAATGGTCTACCTTGAGGAAGAACATACCAAACATTGAGAAAGCTGTTAGGAAGATGGAGTCACATACCATGTGA
- the LOC107950089 gene encoding uncharacterized protein codes for MGNCSLKGVTAECRNSIRVLTDGGEIIDVKGPKLARDIANDFPGYVICKRDQTQASMFPLNEGEWLVNGGFYYLLPLDKVGAPKMSMAAADFVENLSSGSAMEVLPWKKNGVWKVKLVINSSQLEDILSEQVNTEALIEKMRMAAATATPKRSKGSRLAVGCKPAYSKAS; via the coding sequence atGGGGAATTGTTCTCTCAAAGGGGTCACTGCTGAGTGTAGAAACTCCATCAGGGTTTTAACAGATGGTGGTGAAATCATTGATGTTAAAGGCCCTAAACTTGCCCGAGATATTGCAAACGATTTTCCGGGGTACGTTATTTGTAAAAGAGATCAAACTCAAGCTTCAATGTTTCCACTGAATGAAGGTGAGTGGTTGGTTAATGGGGGATTTTATTATCTTCTTCCATTAGACAAAGTTGGGGCACCAAAGATGTCGATGGCAGCAGCTGATTTTGTTGAGAATTTGTCGAGTGGGTCGGCTATGGAGGTGTTGCCATGGAAGAAGAATGGGGTTTGGAAAGTGAAACTGGTGATTAATAGTAGCCAGCTGGAGGATATTTTGTCGGAGCAAGTTAACACTGAGGCTTTGATTGAGAAGATGAGAATGGCGGCTGCTACTGCTACGCCGAAACGGAGCAAGGGTTCTAGGCTGGCTGTGGGGTGCAAGCCAGCCTATAGCAAAGCATCGTAA